From one Rosa rugosa chromosome 4, drRosRugo1.1, whole genome shotgun sequence genomic stretch:
- the LOC133706477 gene encoding abietadienol/abietadienal oxidase isoform X1, whose product MGDLFSAGTNSYLVIMIWSVLFVLFVARFLRKIKEKKVVGSRIYKLPPGRRGWPIVGDSFEWYNAVASSHPPQFVEQQIKRFGKIFSCSLFGKRCVVSADPSFNRFVMQNEGKLFQSSYPKSFKDLVGKNGVITVHGEQQRKLHSIASNMMRLDKLLKINLLDDIQMVITQALSNYPTNQPLLLQDLCRKLAIHLMVNQLLGISSELEINEMAQCFSDFVDGCLSVPINLPGCAYHTAMKAREKIITKINRIIKEQREGATEIGNGVLGRILGEESLADESVADFIINLLFAGNETTAKTMLFAVYFLTQCPTAMQQLLDEQDSLRRSKSVGEEMLTWHDYKAMPFTQCVIDETLRLGGIAIWLLREAKEDVEYQDYVIPKGCFVVPFLSAVHLDENVYNEALAFSPWRWMDSENQEKRNWRSSLYFAPFGGGPRFCPGAELARLQIALFLHYFVTTYRWTQLKDDRMSFFPSARLVNGFQIDITRRHD is encoded by the exons ATGGGAGACCTCTTTTCAGCAGGCACCAACAGCTACCTGGTTATTATGATCTGGTCAGTATTGTTCGTATTATTTGTTGCAAGATTTCTGCGGAAGATCAAGGAAAAGAAGGTGGTAGGATCAAGAATATACAAGTTGCCACCGGGACGAAGAGGCTGGCCGATAGTTGGTGACAGCTTCGAATGGTACAATGCTGTTGCAAGTTCTCATCCCCCGCAGTTTGTTGAACAACAGATCAAAAG GTTTGGGAAGATATTCTCCTGCAGTTTATTTGGAAAACGGTGTGTGGTATCAGCAGACCCGAGCTTTAACCGGTTTGTAATGCAAAATGAAGGTAAATTGTTTCAGTCCAGCTATCCAAAATCTTTCAAAGACTTGGTAGGGAAAAATGGTGTGATCACGGTGCATGGTGAGCAACAGAGGAAACTCCATAGCATCGCCTCCAATATGATGCGTCTTGATAAGCTACTTAAAATTAATTTATTGGATGATATTCAAATGGTTATCACTCAAGCTTTGAGCAATTACCCAACCAATCAGCCATTACTTCTTCAGGATCTTTGTAGAAAG TTGGCTATACATCTTATGGTTAATCAACTATTGGGAATTTCGAGTGAGTTAGAGATTAATGAGATGGCTCAGTGTTTCTCCGATTTCGTTGATGGTTGTCTCTCCGTTCCAATCAACTTGCCCGGCTGTGCTTATCACACTGCCATGAAG GCAAGGGAGAAAATCATAACCAAGATAAATAGGATAATCAAAGAACAGAGAGAAGGTGCAACGGAAATAGGTAATGGCGTGCTTGGAAGAATACTGGGGGAAGAAAGCTTAGCTGATGAGTCTGTAGCAGACTTCATTATCAATCTTCTCTTTGCTGGCAACGAAACAACTGCTAAAACAATGCTATTTGCAGTCTATTTCCTTACCCAGTGTCCCACAGCAATGCAACAATTACTG GATGAACAAGACAGTCTCAGAAGAAGCAAATCTGTTGGAGAAGAAATGCTTACATGGCACGATTATAAAGCAATGCCTTTTACTCAGTGT GTCATTGATGAAACACTTCGACTTGGAGGAATTGCAATTTGGTTACTAAGGGAGGCAAAAGAAGACGTTGAGTACCaag ACTATGTTATTCCCAAAGGATGCTTTGTCGTTCCATTCCTCTCAGCAGTTCATTTGGATGAAAATGTGTATAATGAAGCCCTCGCCTTCAGTCCTTGGAGATGGATGGACAGTGAAAATCAG GAGAAAAGAAATTGGAGAAGTAGCCTATACTTTGCACCCTTTGGAGGAGGACCTAGATTTTGTCCAGGAGCTGAGTTGGCTCGCCTTCAAATTGCCCTTTTTCTCCATTACTTTGTCACAACATATCG GTGGACCCAACTTAAAGACGATCGTATGTCCTTCTTTCCCTCAGCTCGTTTAGTGAATGGCTTCCAAATCGACATAACTAGACGACATGATTGA
- the LOC133745507 gene encoding uncharacterized protein LOC133745507: MVINLHVGNRNQKQKKQQRKLNMSVSLVNVSSCAQPLWKSKKLIKPSALTKKLIPSSTRVRLGNNHGVKAFFSNPIEEPIVRKALQEPVAFMGGMFAGLLRLDLNDDPLKEWVSRTVEASGITEEEVDAEGLNPEEETPQQIEIE, from the exons ATGGTTATAAATCTACATGTCGGGAACCGGaaccagaagcagaagaagcagCAGAGGAAGCTCAATATGTCAGTCTCACTTGTCAATGTTTCTTCGTGTGCACAGCCACTG TGGAAATCAAAGAAGCTCATAAAACCCTCGGCATTAACAAAGAAGCTGATTCCCAGCAGCACAAGAGTGCGTTTGGGAAACAATCACGGGGTTAAAGCGTTTTTCTCCAATCCTATTGAAGAGCCCATTGTCAGAAAAGCGCTTCAG GAACCAGTTGCTTTCATGGGAGGGATGTTTGCAGGCCTTCTACGACTTGATTTGAATGATGATCCACTCAAGGAGTGGGTTTCAAGGACTGTGGAAGCCTCAGGGATTACAGAGGAAGAAGTTGATGCTGAAGGATTAAACCCTGAAGAAGAAACCCCGCAACAGATTGAGATTGAATAA
- the LOC133706477 gene encoding abietadienol/abietadienal oxidase isoform X2, with the protein MGDLFSAGTNSYLVIMIWSVLFVLFVARFLRKIKEKKVVGSRIYKLPPGRRGWPIVGDSFEWYNAVASSHPPQFVEQQIKRFGKIFSCSLFGKRCVVSADPSFNRFVMQNEGKLFQSSYPKSFKDLVGKNGVITVHGEQQRKLHSIASNMMRLDKLLKINLLDDIQMVITQALSNYPTNQPLLLQDLCRKLAIHLMVNQLLGISSELEINEMAQCFSDFVDGCLSVPINLPGCAYHTAMKDEQDSLRRSKSVGEEMLTWHDYKAMPFTQCVIDETLRLGGIAIWLLREAKEDVEYQDYVIPKGCFVVPFLSAVHLDENVYNEALAFSPWRWMDSENQEKRNWRSSLYFAPFGGGPRFCPGAELARLQIALFLHYFVTTYRWTQLKDDRMSFFPSARLVNGFQIDITRRHD; encoded by the exons ATGGGAGACCTCTTTTCAGCAGGCACCAACAGCTACCTGGTTATTATGATCTGGTCAGTATTGTTCGTATTATTTGTTGCAAGATTTCTGCGGAAGATCAAGGAAAAGAAGGTGGTAGGATCAAGAATATACAAGTTGCCACCGGGACGAAGAGGCTGGCCGATAGTTGGTGACAGCTTCGAATGGTACAATGCTGTTGCAAGTTCTCATCCCCCGCAGTTTGTTGAACAACAGATCAAAAG GTTTGGGAAGATATTCTCCTGCAGTTTATTTGGAAAACGGTGTGTGGTATCAGCAGACCCGAGCTTTAACCGGTTTGTAATGCAAAATGAAGGTAAATTGTTTCAGTCCAGCTATCCAAAATCTTTCAAAGACTTGGTAGGGAAAAATGGTGTGATCACGGTGCATGGTGAGCAACAGAGGAAACTCCATAGCATCGCCTCCAATATGATGCGTCTTGATAAGCTACTTAAAATTAATTTATTGGATGATATTCAAATGGTTATCACTCAAGCTTTGAGCAATTACCCAACCAATCAGCCATTACTTCTTCAGGATCTTTGTAGAAAG TTGGCTATACATCTTATGGTTAATCAACTATTGGGAATTTCGAGTGAGTTAGAGATTAATGAGATGGCTCAGTGTTTCTCCGATTTCGTTGATGGTTGTCTCTCCGTTCCAATCAACTTGCCCGGCTGTGCTTATCACACTGCCATGAAG GATGAACAAGACAGTCTCAGAAGAAGCAAATCTGTTGGAGAAGAAATGCTTACATGGCACGATTATAAAGCAATGCCTTTTACTCAGTGT GTCATTGATGAAACACTTCGACTTGGAGGAATTGCAATTTGGTTACTAAGGGAGGCAAAAGAAGACGTTGAGTACCaag ACTATGTTATTCCCAAAGGATGCTTTGTCGTTCCATTCCTCTCAGCAGTTCATTTGGATGAAAATGTGTATAATGAAGCCCTCGCCTTCAGTCCTTGGAGATGGATGGACAGTGAAAATCAG GAGAAAAGAAATTGGAGAAGTAGCCTATACTTTGCACCCTTTGGAGGAGGACCTAGATTTTGTCCAGGAGCTGAGTTGGCTCGCCTTCAAATTGCCCTTTTTCTCCATTACTTTGTCACAACATATCG GTGGACCCAACTTAAAGACGATCGTATGTCCTTCTTTCCCTCAGCTCGTTTAGTGAATGGCTTCCAAATCGACATAACTAGACGACATGATTGA